From Gottschalkiaceae bacterium SANA:
CACATCCTCAATCGTTTTTTGTACCTATTTTGTCTCTTTGTGCACCGTATGCTTCTTGCAGAAACGGCAATATTTACGAACTTCCATTCGATCCGGATGCTGTTTCTTGTTTTTTGTTGTGTTGTAATTGCGTTGCTTGCATTCGGTACATGCTAACGTTACTTTTTCTCTCATCTAAAACACCTCCCTAGGTATAATTCTTGTCGGATTTATCTCTCCAGATAGAAATACCCAGTCTTTACTACACCACTCAATAAAAGTTATCATAGTCGACTGGGGATGTCAAGCATTTCAATCATTTAAAAAGGGCCAAGAGTAAAACTCCCGGCCCTTCTATCCAAAGCTTACTCGATGATCTTTGTTACAACACCAGAAGCGACTGTACGTCCGCCTTCACGAACAGCAAATCGTAGTCCTTCTTCCATGGCGATCGGGTGAATCATTTCGATCGAGAATGTTGCGTTGTCACCAGGCATACACATTTCAACACCCTCTTGAAGAGAGATTGCACCCGTGATGTCTGTTGTGCGGAAATAGAATTGAGGACGATATCCGTTGAAGAATGGGGTATGACGCCCACCCTCTTCTTTTGTCAATACATATACTTCGCCTTCAAATTTTGTATGAGGATGGATGGTTCCCGGCTTTGCCAATACTTGACCACGCTCTACGTCATCACGTTGAACGCCACGAAGCAAGGCACCGATGTTGTCGCCTGCACGACCTTCATCCAACAATTTTCTGAACATCTCAACGCCTGTACAAACAGACATTGTCGGTTCTTCTTTCAAACCAACGATCGCTACTTGATCTTGAACACGGACAATTCCACGTTCAACACGACCAGTAACAACTGTACCACGACCCGTGATTGAGAATACATCCTCGATTGGCATCAGGAATGGCTTGTCAATATCACGCTCAGGCGCTTCAATTTTTTCATCAACGGCTGCCATCAATTCAATGATGCCGTCGCCCCATTTACTTGAAGGGTCTTCCAATGCTTTCAATGCTGAGCCAATCACTACGGCCGCTTCGTCACCATCATATTCGTACTCGCTTAACAAATCGCGAATTTCCATTTCTACCAATTCCAAAAGCTCGTCGTCGTCTACCATGTCAGCTTTATTCATAAATACAACGATCTCAGGAACACCTACCTGACGAGACAAAAGAATATGCTCGCGTGTTTGAGGCATTGGGCCATCTGCTGCAGAACATACTAGAATCGCACCGTCCATTTGAGCGGCACCGGTAATCATGTTCTTTACGTAGTCGGCATGACCTGGGCAATCCACATGTGCATAGTGGCGATTTTCCGTCTCATACTCAACGTGTGCTGTAGAGATTGTGATTCCACGTTCTCTTTCTTCTGGAGCCTTGTCGATGTTGTCAAATGCAACCGCTTCACCTGTTCCCAAGCGTTCGTGAAGAACTCGAGTGATCGCTGCTGTCAATGTCGTTTTACCGTGATCGACATGTCCGATCGTTCCGATATTCACGTGCGGTTTGTTACGTTCAAAATGTTGTTTTCCCATGATTATCCTCCTTCACCAATGGTTCTCGTTTTTTACTCCGCAAATGCGAAGATTTTATTGGAGCCCACGACCAGATTCGAACTGGTGACTTCTTGCTTACCATGCAAGTACTCTACCTGCTGAGTTACGAGGGCACTTCACTCACTAACCTATTTTATATCCCGTTAATGACCTTGTCAATAGGGAATTATAGACAATTTTCCAGCTTCTTTTTAATGCGTTGAAGCGCATTGTCAATGGACTTAACCGAACGATTCATCTCAACAGAAATCTCTTGATAGCTCAATCCATTCAAATAGTGCATGAGCACTTTCCATTCCAGAAAACTCAGCCGTTCTTCAATTTTACTTTCCATCATGTGAAGGGTTTCCGCCGCAATAATCTTCGCTTCCGGTCCCTCTTCAATCTTGGCTCGCAACGTTTCTAATAATATCGGTTCTCCACTGCTGTTTGTCCTGGATCCCTGCAAAGAGACATATCCATTAAGGGGCATATGCTTTTGCCTCTGAGAAGTCTTAATCGCCGTAAGCATCTGTCGTTTTACACAAAGATTCGCAAAGAAACGGAAAAATTGATTGCGAGACGGATCAAACTCCGTCATAGCTTTAAACAAGCCAATCATCCCTTCTTGAATCAAATCCTCCCGGTCTGCTCCAGGCAAATAATATAGACTCGCCTTGTAGCGCACCATGGCTTTATAGCGATCGATCAATTCCCGCTGCGCTCGCTCAGACCCTTCCTTGGAACGCAAAACCAATTTTTCATCGCTGGATGGATCTTGAATGCCTGAATTCGGAAGGCTTGCTTCCCATGCTGTCATATCCTTGACCATCTTCGCCATCACAATCTCCTCGACTAGTCTCTCCCTCTATTATAGGGAAAAACGGTTCCATCCGTCAAGATTAAGAACCGTTATCCTTGTCTTCCACATCATCCAAGAGTTTTTCCAACTTTTGCTTTGTTTCCGGATCAATTCGATCTTCAACCAAAAGAAAGCCTTCCTTTTCTCCCTGCTGCCGTTTGCGTTCCTTGGCCTGAATCTGTCGTTTCATATCAGCCAGCTCCAATTCCAACTCCCGTGCCGACACCCGAGTCGCTCCCCGGCTCAAAACCAATTGCTGTTCCATATAATCAGATGTTGCTACCCGGATCCGCTTCACCTTCCCCAATAAGTGTGCTTGCCGCTCGATGTAATCATCAGCAGTCATATCAGCACCAGTAAATACAACCTCTAAACCAATCGTCAATTCAGAATTCGCAATTCCAGACGTGGACTGGGCATCAAAGACCACCACCACCTTGACGCCGGTATAGGCTTGATACTCAGCCATAAAATCTAAAAGGGACTGGCGCGCCCCGGCCAGGTTGACCCGAGCAAGCCCCTTTAATTTCTCCCAGGAGTGGATCACATTGTAGCCGTCAACGAACAAAATTTCTTGCCCGCGAATAATCATTTTGTTTTTAAGGCACGTTTTGCGATCAAGTTACGCTGACGCCTCACTTCATAGGTGACAACAGCCGTAGCAACCGACGCATTAAGGGATGTAATATTCCCGACCATGGGAATTGACACCAAAGCATCGCAATGGGCCTGTACATTCTTTGAGATTCCCTTTCCTTCATTGCCGATCACTAAGGCCACCGAACCAGAGAGTTCCGTATCAAAAACATTCTGATCCGAAAAGGCTGTACCATAGATCCAAAATCCTTCTTCTTTTAGTTTCTCCATCTGCTGAGCAAGATTGCCTACCTTGACCACAGGTACATATTCCAAAGCTCCTGCCGCTGTTTTTGCCACTGTGGCAGTCAACCCCGCTGCGCGACGTTTGGGGATAATCACCCCGTGAACCCCGGCACATTCTGCGGTTCGAATAATAGCGCCTAAATTATGTGGATCTTCGATCCCGTCGAGAATCAAGACAAAGGGCGGTTCGCCACTTTCTTTTGCCCTCTTGTATACATCCTCCATGGTGGCGTAGGTATGGGCGGACAAATGAGCAATTACCCCTTGATGATTGCCTTCCACCAATTGGTCAAGTTTTGTTCGCGGCACACTTTGTATCGGAATCTTCTTTTCGTTGGCCAGCACCAAAATCTTTCCAATACTGCCCTTGTTCATTCCATCTGCAATCAGAAGTTTTTCAATCGTTCTTCCCGACTTGATCGCCTCTAAGACTGGGTTTCTTCCTCCGATCCAATCTGTGTCGATTCGAATATCCATCCCATCACCTCCTCAATTCGTTTTTCTTCTCCCTTTAAATATAGAAATCCCATTAAAGCTTCCAATCCGGTTGCCTTGCGGTAATCGTTAATATCCGCTTTCCTTGGCACCATGCCCGATTTCGCATTGCGTCCCCGACGCATCACCGCAGCCTCCGCCTCTGTCAATCGATCTTCGATCAGATGATAGAAAGAAGCTTGGGCTGATGCCTTGACAAAGTCGATAGAGGCTTTATGTAGAGCCCCCACCGGCAGCAAGCTTTGTTCCATTAGCCACCTGCGAATATGAATTTCAAACACTGCATCACCCATATAGGCTAGGCGAAGGCCAGATTCTTCTCTTGGATCCCGCATTACTCTTCTCGTTTCCATTTGACCCCCTGCGGCGTATCTTCCAAGACAATCCCCTGGGCTTTCAATTCATCTCGAATCTCATCAGCTCTGGCAAAATCGCGATTTTTTCTTGCTTCTTGACGCTCATCGATCAAGGATTGGACATCCAATTCCAGGGTCTCTTTTTCTCTGTACATAAGTCCCAAGACGCCGCCCATTTCCATCAAGGCATCATAGACCGCTTTTACGCTATCCAAACTGCTTGTCTCCGATAAGTTGCTATTGGCATATTTGACCGTTTCAAACATCACAGCAATGGCGTCTGCCGTATTCAAATCATCATCCATAGCATCTACAAATCGAGCAACAAAAGTTGCCGCTTGTGACTTGTTTTCTTCCTCTTCGCTATCGGAT
This genomic window contains:
- a CDS encoding NYN domain-containing protein, with product MIIRGQEILFVDGYNVIHSWEKLKGLARVNLAGARQSLLDFMAEYQAYTGVKVVVVFDAQSTSGIANSELTIGLEVVFTGADMTADDYIERQAHLLGKVKRIRVATSDYMEQQLVLSRGATRVSARELELELADMKRQIQAKERKRQQGEKEGFLLVEDRIDPETKQKLEKLLDDVEDKDNGS
- the rlmB gene encoding 23S rRNA (guanosine(2251)-2'-O)-methyltransferase RlmB, which translates into the protein MDIRIDTDWIGGRNPVLEAIKSGRTIEKLLIADGMNKGSIGKILVLANEKKIPIQSVPRTKLDQLVEGNHQGVIAHLSAHTYATMEDVYKRAKESGEPPFVLILDGIEDPHNLGAIIRTAECAGVHGVIIPKRRAAGLTATVAKTAAGALEYVPVVKVGNLAQQMEKLKEEGFWIYGTAFSDQNVFDTELSGSVALVIGNEGKGISKNVQAHCDALVSIPMVGNITSLNASVATAVVTYEVRRQRNLIAKRALKTK
- a CDS encoding Mini-ribonuclease 3, whose translation is METRRVMRDPREESGLRLAYMGDAVFEIHIRRWLMEQSLLPVGALHKASIDFVKASAQASFYHLIEDRLTEAEAAVMRRGRNAKSGMVPRKADINDYRKATGLEALMGFLYLKGEEKRIEEVMGWIFESTQIGSEEETQS
- the sigH gene encoding RNA polymerase sporulation sigma factor SigH, encoding MAKMVKDMTAWEASLPNSGIQDPSSDEKLVLRSKEGSERAQRELIDRYKAMVRYKASLYYLPGADREDLIQEGMIGLFKAMTEFDPSRNQFFRFFANLCVKRQMLTAIKTSQRQKHMPLNGYVSLQGSRTNSSGEPILLETLRAKIEEGPEAKIIAAETLHMMESKIEERLSFLEWKVLMHYLNGLSYQEISVEMNRSVKSIDNALQRIKKKLENCL
- the tuf_2 gene encoding elongation factor Tu, whose product is MGKQHFERNKPHVNIGTIGHVDHGKTTLTAAITRVLHERLGTGEAVAFDNIDKAPEERERGITISTAHVEYETENRHYAHVDCPGHADYVKNMITGAAQMDGAILVCSAADGPMPQTREHILLSRQVGVPEIVVFMNKADMVDDDELLELVEMEIRDLLSEYEYDGDEAAVVIGSALKALEDPSSKWGDGIIELMAAVDEKIEAPERDIDKPFLMPIEDVFSITGRGTVVTGRVERGIVRVQDQVAIVGLKEEPTMSVCTGVEMFRKLLDEGRAGDNIGALLRGVQRDDVERGQVLAKPGTIHPHTKFEGEVYVLTKEEGGRHTPFFNGYRPQFYFRTTDITGAISLQEGVEMCMPGDNATFSIEMIHPIAMEEGLRFAVREGGRTVASGVVTKIIE
- the rpmG gene encoding 50S ribosomal protein L33; protein product: MREKVTLACTECKQRNYNTTKNKKQHPDRMEVRKYCRFCKKHTVHKETK